One Roseomonas sp. OT10 DNA window includes the following coding sequences:
- a CDS encoding transporter substrate-binding domain-containing protein — MTFSITRRGGLALGLGAAALLAGGRVARAATPAEIKSRGKLIVGILTDLPPFGSLDSNQKVVGYDADVAAMMAKELGVELELVSVTGPNRIPYLLTNKVDALVATFGITADRAKQVLFSNPYSALDIYLLAPKTMNIKGPDDLKGMRIGVARASTQDTAITAMAPRDARIMRFDDDATAVQSIISGQVQILGANNVVLAQLTRTQPQLNLEPKITLRRQANGMAFRKADTELRDWANGFIAKAVESGALAASWEKWFGAPIGTLPPMPDLTA; from the coding sequence ATGACCTTCTCCATCACCCGGCGCGGCGGCTTGGCCCTGGGCCTGGGCGCGGCCGCCCTGCTGGCCGGCGGGCGCGTCGCCCGGGCGGCCACCCCGGCCGAGATCAAGAGCCGCGGCAAGCTGATCGTCGGCATCCTGACCGACCTGCCGCCCTTCGGCAGCCTGGACAGCAACCAGAAGGTGGTCGGCTACGACGCGGACGTGGCGGCGATGATGGCGAAGGAGCTGGGCGTCGAGCTGGAGCTGGTCTCCGTCACCGGGCCGAACCGCATTCCCTACCTGCTGACCAACAAGGTGGACGCCCTGGTCGCGACCTTCGGCATCACCGCCGACCGCGCGAAGCAGGTGCTGTTCTCCAACCCCTACAGCGCCCTGGACATCTACCTGCTGGCGCCGAAGACCATGAACATCAAGGGCCCGGACGACCTGAAGGGCATGCGCATCGGCGTGGCCCGGGCCAGCACCCAGGACACGGCCATCACCGCCATGGCGCCGCGCGACGCCCGCATCATGCGCTTCGACGACGACGCGACGGCGGTGCAGTCCATCATCTCCGGCCAGGTGCAGATCCTGGGCGCGAACAACGTCGTGCTCGCCCAGCTGACCCGCACCCAGCCGCAGCTGAACCTGGAGCCCAAGATCACCCTGCGTCGCCAGGCCAACGGCATGGCCTTCCGCAAGGCGGATACGGAGCTGCGCGACTGGGCGAACGGCTTCATCGCCAAGGCGGTGGAAAGCGGCGCGCTGGCTGCCTCCTGGGAGAAGTGGTTCGGCGCCCCGATCGGCACCCTGCCACCCATGCCCGACCTGACCGCCTGA
- a CDS encoding amino acid ABC transporter permease encodes MREFGLGDVLFIVGAVRWTILLSLVAFAGGAVGGLLLALARTSTAGWLRKLAAGYITVFQGTPLLMQLFLAFFVPGLFGWNVDPWAAAALGLSLHASAFLGEIWRGCIEVVPRGQWEASAALGLRYPAMMLKVILPQAVRISVPPTVGFLVQLIKATSLASIIGFVELTRAAQITNNATFQPFAIFGLVALVYFVICWPLSAYSKRMERKLLVAAR; translated from the coding sequence ATGCGCGAATTCGGACTGGGCGACGTCCTCTTCATCGTCGGCGCGGTGCGCTGGACGATCCTGCTCTCCCTCGTCGCCTTCGCCGGCGGCGCGGTGGGCGGGCTGCTGCTGGCCCTGGCCCGCACGAGCACGGCCGGCTGGCTGCGCAAGCTGGCGGCCGGCTACATCACCGTCTTCCAGGGCACGCCGCTGCTGATGCAGCTCTTCCTGGCCTTCTTCGTGCCCGGCTTGTTCGGCTGGAACGTCGATCCCTGGGCGGCGGCGGCGCTGGGCCTGTCCCTGCATGCCTCCGCCTTCCTGGGCGAGATCTGGCGCGGCTGCATCGAGGTGGTGCCGCGCGGCCAGTGGGAGGCCTCGGCCGCGCTGGGCCTGCGCTACCCGGCCATGATGCTGAAGGTGATCCTGCCGCAGGCGGTGCGCATCTCCGTCCCGCCCACGGTCGGCTTCCTGGTGCAGCTGATCAAGGCGACCTCGCTGGCCTCGATCATCGGCTTCGTCGAGCTGACGCGGGCGGCGCAGATCACCAACAACGCCACCTTCCAGCCTTTCGCCATCTTCGGGCTGGTGGCGCTGGTGTACTTCGTCATCTGTTGGCCGCTCTCCGCCTACAGCAAGCGCATGGAGCGCAAGCTGCTGGTGGCCGCGCGCTGA
- a CDS encoding amino acid ABC transporter permease yields the protein MTYTFEFGEVFAAWDELAWGLMNTLWLSLLAMAIGLVVSILGALGKTSGPRWLVWIIDAYIEVIRNTPFLIQIFMVFFGLPLVGFRLDADEAALLALVINVGAYGIEIMRAGIESIGKGQIEAGKALGLHKLQIFRHVILKPALQAIYPALTSQFILLMLNTSVCSAIAATELTAAANDIQSRTFRSFEVYFVVTLIYFGVSLLFWGLFALIERTFLAKPASR from the coding sequence ATGACCTACACCTTCGAATTCGGCGAGGTCTTCGCCGCCTGGGACGAGCTGGCCTGGGGCCTGATGAACACCCTGTGGCTGTCGCTGCTGGCGATGGCCATCGGGTTGGTCGTCTCCATCCTCGGCGCGCTGGGCAAGACCTCCGGCCCGCGCTGGCTGGTCTGGATCATCGACGCCTATATCGAGGTGATCCGCAACACGCCCTTCCTGATCCAGATCTTCATGGTCTTCTTCGGCCTGCCGCTGGTGGGCTTCCGGCTGGACGCGGACGAGGCGGCGCTGCTCGCGCTCGTCATCAACGTCGGCGCCTACGGCATCGAGATCATGCGCGCGGGCATCGAGAGCATCGGCAAGGGCCAGATCGAGGCGGGCAAGGCGCTGGGGCTGCACAAGCTGCAGATCTTCCGCCACGTCATCCTCAAGCCCGCGCTGCAGGCGATCTACCCGGCGCTGACCAGCCAGTTCATCCTGCTGATGCTCAACACCAGCGTCTGCTCCGCGATCGCCGCGACCGAGCTGACGGCGGCGGCCAACGACATCCAGTCGCGCACCTTCCGCAGCTTCGAGGTCTACTTCGTCGTCACGCTCATCTATTTCGGCGTGTCGCTGCTCTTCTGGGGCCTCTTCGCCCTGATAGAGCGGACGTTCCTCGCCAAGCCTGCCTCGCGCTGA
- a CDS encoding LacI family DNA-binding transcriptional regulator: MTEPGARLTLNEVARHAGVSRATASLVLRGSPLVAPETRARVTAAVSALGYVYNRDAATLRSRRTKTVGLLVTEIPNPFFGELALGVDAVMDAADYVVFLASVGESVERQDRFLRRMREQKVDGMLICPAAGTPPDLVARLREWRMPCVQTQRFVSPQDGDYAGPDYDLGIQQAAEHLIRLGHRRIAFVGGELSHSASRARWTGFAAALRRHGLPTDLVLKVPPTRRSGLEAVPFLLGRADAPTAALCFNDLVAFGMMAALRRHGLRPGRDFAIVGVDDIPEAELSEPALTTVATLPRQVGEEAARLLLRRIADPAGAQERIIMPARLIVRESCGARFAREAARPEFEEAP; encoded by the coding sequence ATGACGGAGCCCGGCGCCCGCCTGACGCTGAACGAGGTGGCGCGCCATGCCGGCGTCTCCCGCGCCACGGCCTCGCTGGTGTTGCGCGGCAGCCCGCTGGTGGCACCGGAGACGCGCGCGCGCGTCACCGCCGCGGTCTCCGCGCTGGGCTATGTCTACAACCGCGACGCCGCGACGCTGCGCAGCCGGCGCACCAAGACGGTCGGGCTCCTGGTCACCGAGATCCCCAACCCGTTCTTCGGCGAGCTGGCGCTGGGCGTGGATGCGGTCATGGATGCGGCCGACTATGTCGTCTTCCTCGCCAGCGTCGGCGAATCGGTCGAGCGCCAGGACCGCTTCCTGCGCCGCATGCGGGAGCAGAAGGTGGACGGCATGCTGATCTGCCCCGCCGCCGGCACGCCGCCGGATCTGGTGGCGCGGCTGCGCGAATGGCGGATGCCCTGCGTGCAGACCCAGCGCTTCGTCTCCCCCCAGGATGGCGACTATGCCGGCCCCGACTACGACCTGGGCATCCAGCAGGCGGCGGAGCATCTGATCCGCCTCGGCCACCGCCGGATCGCCTTCGTGGGCGGGGAGCTGTCCCATTCCGCCAGCCGGGCACGCTGGACCGGCTTCGCCGCCGCCCTGCGCCGGCACGGCCTGCCGACCGACCTGGTGCTGAAGGTGCCGCCGACCCGGCGCAGCGGGCTGGAGGCGGTGCCGTTCCTGCTCGGCCGCGCGGATGCGCCGACGGCGGCGCTGTGCTTCAACGACCTCGTGGCCTTCGGCATGATGGCGGCGCTGCGCCGGCACGGGCTGCGCCCCGGGCGGGACTTCGCCATCGTCGGCGTGGACGACATCCCGGAGGCGGAGCTGAGCGAGCCGGCCCTGACCACGGTCGCCACCCTGCCGCGCCAGGTCGGGGAGGAAGCGGCCAGGCTGCTGCTGCGGCGCATCGCCGATCCTGCCGGTGCGCAGGAGCGTATCATCATGCCCGCGCGGCTGATCGTGCGGGAATCCTGCGGCGCACGCTTCGCGCGCGAAGCCGCCAGGCCGGAATTCGAGGAGGCACCGTGA
- a CDS encoding sugar kinase: protein MSLDPAARSRVACLGECMVELRERSDGLLSRGFGGDTLNTAVYMARLGMSVDYVTALGDDPFSAEMLAGWEAEGVGTGLIPRVPGRVPGLYLIQTDAKGERRFSYWRDSAPVRQLFTLDETPRVVAGLARFGLVYLSGITLSLFRGESSGALFAALEGVRAAGGRIAFDTNFRPRGWPDREEAVATYDRMARLSDIVLAGSEDHGLLTGTEPDMGAVERWLRAAGVTEMVIKSTQPGCQVIHPGGMRLVRTKAVQPVDTTAAGDSFAAAYLAAREAGLDPVQAARAGHRLAGEVILHPGAIIPREAMPADVLHPSPNADAEAP from the coding sequence GTGAGCCTGGATCCCGCCGCCCGCAGCCGCGTGGCCTGCCTGGGCGAATGCATGGTCGAGCTGCGCGAGCGATCCGATGGCCTGCTGTCGCGGGGCTTCGGCGGCGACACGCTGAACACGGCCGTCTACATGGCCCGGCTGGGCATGTCCGTGGACTACGTCACCGCCCTGGGCGACGACCCGTTCAGCGCCGAGATGCTGGCGGGGTGGGAGGCGGAAGGCGTCGGCACCGGACTCATCCCGCGCGTGCCCGGGCGGGTGCCGGGCCTGTACCTGATCCAGACCGATGCGAAGGGCGAGCGGCGCTTCTCCTACTGGCGCGACAGCGCGCCGGTGCGGCAGCTCTTCACCCTCGACGAGACGCCGCGCGTGGTGGCGGGGCTGGCGCGCTTCGGGCTGGTCTACCTCTCCGGCATCACCCTCTCCCTGTTCCGCGGCGAATCGAGCGGGGCGCTCTTCGCCGCGCTGGAGGGGGTGCGCGCGGCCGGCGGGCGGATCGCCTTCGACACCAACTTCCGCCCGCGCGGCTGGCCGGACCGGGAGGAGGCCGTCGCGACCTATGATCGCATGGCGCGGCTGTCGGACATCGTCCTCGCCGGCAGCGAGGATCACGGCCTGCTGACCGGGACCGAACCCGACATGGGCGCGGTCGAGCGATGGCTGCGCGCGGCCGGCGTGACGGAGATGGTGATCAAGTCCACCCAGCCGGGCTGCCAGGTCATCCATCCCGGCGGCATGAGGCTGGTGCGCACGAAGGCGGTGCAGCCGGTCGACACCACCGCGGCCGGCGACAGCTTCGCCGCCGCCTACCTCGCCGCCCGCGAGGCGGGGCTCGACCCCGTGCAGGCCGCCCGCGCCGGCCACCGCCTCGCCGGGGAGGTGATCCTGCATCCCGGCGCCATCATCCCGCGCGAGGCCATGCCGGCCGACGTGCTCCACCCTTCCCCCAACGCCGATGCGGAGGCTCCATGA
- the eda gene encoding bifunctional 4-hydroxy-2-oxoglutarate aldolase/2-dehydro-3-deoxy-phosphogluconate aldolase produces the protein MTTSIADLLREAKLIPVLTIASVEQAIPLARALVAGGVRHLEITLRTPAGAAAAEAIQAEVPEAVVGLGTVLTRKDLELTVRLGLPFAFSPGATPALLDAARALDAPFVPGVANASELMACMERGFSTVKLFPAEQVGGTAMLRSLGGPFPEARFCPTGGIAQSQVASYLALPNVVAVGGSWLAPAAEVERGDWEAITARARTAMENLSR, from the coding sequence ATGACCACCTCCATTGCCGACCTGCTGCGCGAGGCGAAGCTGATCCCCGTGCTGACCATCGCCTCGGTGGAGCAGGCCATCCCCCTCGCCCGCGCCCTGGTGGCCGGCGGCGTACGCCACCTCGAGATCACGTTGCGCACCCCCGCCGGCGCCGCCGCCGCGGAGGCCATCCAGGCGGAGGTGCCGGAGGCCGTGGTCGGCCTCGGCACCGTCCTGACCCGCAAGGATCTGGAGCTGACGGTACGGCTCGGCCTGCCCTTCGCCTTCAGCCCCGGCGCCACGCCCGCCCTGCTGGACGCGGCGCGCGCGCTGGATGCGCCCTTCGTCCCCGGCGTCGCCAACGCCTCCGAGCTGATGGCGTGCATGGAGCGGGGCTTCTCGACGGTGAAGCTCTTCCCCGCCGAGCAGGTGGGCGGCACCGCGATGCTGCGCTCCCTCGGCGGCCCCTTCCCCGAGGCGCGCTTCTGCCCCACCGGCGGCATCGCCCAGTCCCAGGTCGCGAGCTACCTCGCCCTGCCCAACGTCGTGGCCGTGGGGGGCTCCTGGCTCGCCCCCGCGGCCGAGGTGGAGCGCGGCGACTGGGAGGCGATCACCGCCCGCGCCAGGACCGCCATGGAGAACCTGTCCCGATGA
- a CDS encoding 2-keto-4-pentenoate hydratase, whose translation MTDARIAARALIEARRTRAWLAALPEASRPRDAAEAYAIQTLVAEQAGPVAGWKVGAATAEAEPFAAPLHASTVFFGTEPLRAADYQVIGAEAEIAYRLGRDLPPRATPYSREEVLDAVASLHPAIEIADTRFRGLGSTDPLSHLADQQSHGALVVGPALTDFRAIVPVEQPFALRLDGRVVREGVGGNTAGDPVRMLAWLAQHAVRLGGLRAGMVITTGSVMGCLPVPAGTRVQAEFPGLGTVETAIL comes from the coding sequence ATGACCGATGCCCGTATCGCCGCCCGGGCCCTGATCGAGGCCCGGCGCACCCGCGCCTGGCTCGCCGCCCTGCCCGAGGCCAGCCGCCCGCGCGACGCCGCCGAGGCCTATGCCATCCAGACCCTGGTCGCCGAGCAGGCGGGGCCGGTGGCGGGCTGGAAGGTCGGTGCCGCGACGGCCGAGGCCGAGCCCTTCGCCGCTCCGCTGCATGCCTCCACCGTCTTCTTCGGCACGGAGCCGCTGCGCGCCGCCGACTACCAGGTGATCGGGGCGGAGGCGGAGATCGCCTATCGCCTCGGCCGCGACCTGCCGCCCCGCGCCACGCCCTATTCGCGCGAGGAGGTGCTGGACGCGGTGGCCAGCCTGCACCCGGCGATCGAGATCGCCGACACCCGCTTCAGGGGGCTGGGCTCGACCGATCCGCTCAGCCACCTCGCCGACCAGCAGAGCCACGGCGCGCTGGTCGTCGGCCCGGCGCTGACCGACTTCCGCGCCATCGTGCCGGTGGAGCAGCCCTTCGCCCTGCGCCTCGACGGGCGGGTGGTGCGCGAGGGCGTGGGCGGCAACACCGCCGGCGATCCCGTGCGGATGCTGGCCTGGCTGGCGCAACACGCCGTCCGGCTGGGCGGGCTGCGCGCCGGCATGGTCATCACCACCGGCTCCGTCATGGGCTGCCTGCCCGTGCCGGCCGGCACCCGCGTCCAGGCGGAGTTCCCCGGGCTGGGGACCGTCGAGACCGCGATCCTCTGA
- a CDS encoding 2-hydroxyacid dehydrogenase, whose amino-acid sequence MKPEILLIEPMMDRVMNALDDAYTVHRLWQAPDRDALLREAGPRIRGIATGGGTGASNAIVDALPKLEIIAINGIGTDAVDLVHAKERGIRVTTTPNVLTDDVADLGMALLLAACRGICTGDRYVRAGKWGKEGLPLARKATGKTLGILGLGRIGRAIAKRAAAFDMPIAYHDIRAFDDVPYTYVDSLAGLAKHSDILMVAASGGAGSRGIVNAEVLDALGPDGILVNIARGSVVDEDALVQALQEKRIAGAGLDVFVDEPRTPEALWSMENVVLQPHRASATTETRIAMGDLVLANLAAQFAGKALPTPVV is encoded by the coding sequence ATGAAGCCCGAGATCCTGCTGATCGAGCCGATGATGGACCGCGTGATGAACGCGCTCGACGACGCCTATACCGTCCACCGGCTCTGGCAGGCGCCCGACAGGGACGCGCTGCTGCGCGAGGCGGGGCCGCGCATCCGCGGCATCGCCACCGGCGGCGGCACCGGCGCCTCCAACGCCATCGTGGATGCCCTGCCGAAGCTGGAGATCATCGCGATCAACGGTATCGGCACCGATGCGGTGGACCTGGTCCACGCCAAGGAGCGCGGCATCCGCGTCACCACCACGCCGAACGTGCTGACGGACGACGTGGCCGATCTCGGCATGGCGCTGCTGCTCGCCGCCTGCCGCGGGATCTGCACCGGCGACCGCTACGTGCGCGCCGGCAAGTGGGGCAAGGAGGGGCTGCCGCTGGCGCGCAAGGCGACCGGCAAGACGCTCGGCATCCTCGGGCTGGGCCGCATCGGGCGCGCCATCGCCAAGCGCGCCGCGGCCTTCGACATGCCCATCGCCTATCACGACATCCGCGCCTTCGACGACGTGCCCTACACCTATGTCGACAGCCTCGCCGGGCTGGCGAAGCACTCGGACATCCTGATGGTCGCGGCCTCCGGCGGCGCCGGCTCGCGCGGGATCGTCAATGCCGAGGTGCTGGACGCGCTCGGCCCGGACGGCATCCTGGTCAACATCGCCCGCGGCTCCGTGGTGGACGAGGACGCGCTGGTGCAGGCCTTGCAGGAGAAGCGGATCGCGGGCGCCGGCCTCGACGTCTTCGTGGACGAGCCGCGCACGCCGGAGGCGCTGTGGTCGATGGAGAACGTCGTCTTGCAGCCGCACCGCGCCAGCGCGACGACGGAGACGCGCATCGCCATGGGCGACCTCGTGCTCGCCAACCTCGCGGCGCAGTTCGCCGGCAAGGCGCTGCCGACCCCCGTCGTCTGA
- the glgA gene encoding glycogen synthase GlgA encodes MRALSVASEAFPLVKTGGLADVVGALPAALAGEGIETRTLLPGYPAVLRRLEGAQVAAELGPVFGGPARLLDGRAGGLALFVLDAPHLYGREGNPYAGPGGWDWPDNAQRFAALARAAAAIGQGLLPGFLPQVVHAHDWQAGLTAAYLHYAAGPRPGTVTTVHNLAFQGQFPATLLAELGLPPEAWSIDGVEYYGAIGFLKAGLRLSDRVTTVSPSYAAEIRTPEGGMGLDGLLRSRGADLSGILNGIDTAEWDPATDPRLPQPYDAARLEARQASRAALRARMGLEDDPAALVLGVVSRLSWQKGIDLIQAALPALLGHGMRLALLGAGDRALEAGFADAAGSHPGRIGVQLGYDEGLARLIQAGCDALLVPSRFEPCGLTQLCALRYGALPVVARVGGLADTVIDANEMALGAGVATGLQFAPPSREALEGALARLATLWEDRPAWEAMQRNGMATDVSWTRPARRYAALYRAVARGG; translated from the coding sequence CTGCGCGCCCTGTCCGTCGCCTCGGAGGCTTTCCCGCTGGTGAAGACCGGCGGCCTGGCGGATGTGGTCGGCGCCCTGCCCGCGGCCCTGGCCGGCGAGGGGATCGAGACCCGCACGCTGCTGCCCGGCTACCCCGCCGTGCTCCGCAGGCTGGAGGGCGCGCAGGTCGCGGCGGAGCTGGGGCCGGTCTTCGGCGGCCCCGCCCGGCTGCTGGACGGACGCGCGGGCGGGCTCGCGCTGTTCGTGCTGGACGCGCCGCATCTCTACGGGCGGGAGGGAAACCCCTATGCCGGGCCCGGGGGCTGGGACTGGCCGGACAACGCCCAGCGCTTCGCCGCCCTGGCCCGCGCGGCTGCGGCCATCGGGCAGGGGCTGCTGCCGGGCTTCCTGCCGCAGGTGGTGCATGCCCATGACTGGCAGGCGGGGCTCACGGCGGCCTACCTGCACTACGCCGCCGGCCCGCGCCCCGGCACGGTGACGACCGTGCACAACCTGGCTTTCCAGGGCCAGTTCCCCGCCACGCTGCTGGCGGAGCTGGGCCTGCCGCCCGAAGCCTGGTCGATCGACGGGGTGGAGTATTACGGCGCCATCGGCTTCCTCAAGGCGGGGCTGCGCCTGTCGGACCGCGTCACCACCGTCTCGCCCAGCTATGCCGCGGAAATCCGCACGCCGGAGGGCGGCATGGGCCTGGACGGGCTGCTGCGCAGCCGCGGCGCCGACCTCTCCGGCATCCTCAACGGCATCGACACGGCGGAATGGGATCCGGCGACGGACCCGCGCCTGCCGCAACCCTACGACGCCGCGCGGCTGGAGGCGCGGCAGGCCAGCCGCGCGGCGCTGCGGGCGCGGATGGGGCTGGAGGATGACCCCGCCGCCCTGGTGCTCGGCGTGGTCAGCCGCCTCTCCTGGCAGAAGGGGATCGACCTGATTCAGGCGGCGCTGCCGGCGCTGCTGGGGCATGGCATGCGCCTCGCCCTGCTGGGCGCGGGCGACCGGGCGCTGGAAGCCGGCTTCGCCGATGCGGCCGGGTCGCATCCCGGCCGCATCGGCGTGCAGCTCGGCTATGACGAGGGGCTAGCCCGGCTGATCCAAGCGGGGTGCGACGCGCTGCTGGTGCCCTCGCGCTTCGAGCCCTGCGGCCTCACCCAGCTCTGCGCCTTGCGCTACGGCGCCCTGCCGGTGGTGGCGCGGGTGGGCGGGCTGGCCGATACGGTGATCGACGCGAACGAGATGGCGCTGGGGGCCGGCGTGGCCACCGGCCTGCAATTCGCGCCGCCGTCGCGCGAGGCGCTGGAGGGCGCGCTCGCCCGGCTGGCAACGCTCTGGGAGGACCGCCCGGCCTGGGAGGCGATGCAGCGCAACGGCATGGCCACGGATGTCTCCTGGACCCGGCCGGCGCGCCGCTACGCCGCGCTCTACCGGGCGGTGGCGCGCGGCGGCTGA
- the glgC gene encoding glucose-1-phosphate adenylyltransferase, which yields MVRRPHQHIPLARSAMAYVLAGGRGSRLMELTDRRAKPAVFFGAKSRIIDFALSNALNSGIRRIGVATQYKAHSLIRHLQRGWNFLRPERNETFDILPASQRVSETQWYAGTADAVYQNLDIIEAYGPRHMVILAGDHVYKMDYEVMLHQHVESGADVTVGCIEVPRLEASGFGVMHVDEKDRIVSFLEKPKDPPGMPDKPDMALASMGIYVFEMGYLSRLLREDAADPHSEHDFGKDLIPAIVKAGKAQAHRFTDSCVTSGDEAEAYWRDVGTVDAYWQANIDLTDVVPSLDLYDRDWPIWTYSEVTPPAKFVLDDDGRRGQGLDSLVSGGCIVSGACVRRSLLFTNVRVHSYANVHGAVVLPGVSIARHCHLKNVVIDSGVRIPEGLVVGEDPVLDAQRFRRSEKGICLITQPMIDALGR from the coding sequence ATGGTCCGTAGGCCGCACCAGCATATCCCCCTGGCCCGCTCCGCCATGGCCTATGTCCTCGCGGGCGGGCGAGGCAGCCGGCTGATGGAACTGACCGACCGGCGGGCCAAGCCCGCCGTCTTCTTCGGCGCCAAGTCGCGCATCATCGACTTCGCGCTGTCCAACGCGCTGAACTCGGGCATCCGGCGCATCGGCGTCGCCACGCAGTACAAGGCGCACAGCCTGATCCGCCACCTGCAGCGCGGCTGGAACTTCCTCCGCCCCGAGCGCAACGAGACCTTCGACATCCTGCCCGCCAGCCAGCGCGTCTCGGAGACGCAGTGGTACGCGGGCACGGCGGACGCCGTGTACCAGAACCTCGACATCATCGAGGCCTATGGGCCGCGGCACATGGTCATCCTGGCGGGGGACCACGTCTACAAGATGGACTACGAGGTGATGCTGCATCAGCACGTCGAATCCGGCGCGGACGTGACGGTGGGCTGCATCGAGGTCCCCCGCCTGGAGGCCAGCGGCTTCGGCGTGATGCACGTGGACGAGAAGGACCGCATCGTCTCCTTCCTGGAGAAGCCGAAGGACCCGCCGGGCATGCCGGACAAGCCGGACATGGCCCTGGCCAGCATGGGCATCTACGTCTTCGAGATGGGCTACCTCTCCCGCCTGCTGCGCGAGGACGCGGCGGACCCGCATTCGGAGCACGATTTCGGCAAGGACCTGATCCCGGCCATCGTGAAGGCCGGCAAGGCCCAGGCGCACCGCTTCACCGATTCCTGCGTCACCTCCGGCGACGAGGCGGAGGCCTACTGGCGCGACGTCGGCACGGTGGACGCCTACTGGCAGGCCAATATCGACCTGACGGACGTGGTGCCCTCGCTCGACCTCTACGACCGCGACTGGCCGATCTGGACCTACAGCGAGGTGACGCCGCCCGCGAAGTTCGTGCTCGACGATGACGGCCGGCGCGGCCAGGGGCTGGACTCCCTGGTCTCCGGCGGCTGCATCGTCTCCGGCGCCTGCGTGCGGCGCTCCCTGCTCTTCACCAATGTCCGCGTGCATTCCTATGCCAATGTCCATGGCGCGGTGGTGCTGCCGGGGGTCAGCATCGCCCGCCACTGCCATCTGAAGAACGTGGTCATCGACAGCGGCGTGCGCATCCCCGAAGGGCTGGTGGTCGGCGAGGACCCGGTGCTGGACGCGCAGCGCTTCCGCCGCAGCGAGAAGGGCATCTGCCTCATCACCCAGCCGATGATCGACGCGCTCGGCCGGTGA